The following are encoded in a window of Hemitrygon akajei unplaced genomic scaffold, sHemAka1.3 Scf000050, whole genome shotgun sequence genomic DNA:
- the LOC140721075 gene encoding NACHT, LRR and PYD domains-containing protein 3-like — MDKGGILNRIGKVLKRVLPGGSSREDDLDTGSKVPKQDLIESNVTLECDPAAAELEQIQPRDSGFRDIGQDPGTSASEATACQPRDRDVRDTGQDPGTSTSEATACQLGSSLNMDLSSPQQGADPEFTISDLLAQGEEYRLYQLTKFYGDRLKQAIEEKVERFGWMLTKEGHFSREENEKVTELTEKGNRTESSKLFLSLVMGKGSQARRAMWESFQTWRTELPKLDRILREIQERGPDPQKYMNIGQGLSELPPQLIDVQQKHKETLRVQTETLRVNTIMLTEKVKVFQLDDRYAELTVISTVRDRRMVEHELLARGRDHEEWREEHLHRELEKIRTDQLFHSNFSRSESKSGSSAAVAGVPGIGKTTMIQKIVYDWATGKIYQQFQFVFSFKFRDLNSINCRINLRELILDQYPYFGNILREIWKNPEGLLFIFDGLDEFNDKIDFADSQRDTEPRSTGTDPEFKCKVSEIVHSLIQGKLLPGCSVLVTTRPTALQLLEKAKISVRAEILGFSGKERKEYFIRHFEAQTVAEAVFKHVKENEILYTMSYNPSYCWILALALGPFFTQTVRDPQRVPKTITQLYSYYIYNILKNHGREIENPRDVLLSVGQMAFRGVSEKKIVFTDGDLIKFNLQPSQFLSGFLMELLEREDSARSVVYTFPHLTIQEFVAAVAQFLNPHPGDILIFLTEAHNTTDGRFEVFLRFVAGLSSPMTARGLEEFLGPFLHQTTCRVIDWLKEEVKRQFGNTWSEDGKRSLLNTLHYLFESQNRGLAQDALGSVKTLSFSGMTLTPIDCAVLSHVIGLCDTIKHLDLEDCHIQCEGIQRLGPGLHKCQELRLGQSQLGDSEVKLVSAALRNAECKIQRLWLIDVGLTDSGAEDLASALSANTSLTGLNLRWNSLTDRSVPALRHLILTLPNLSWIELRDNWFSETGRKELRSLQEPRPGLTMSV; from the exons GTGGGATATTGAATCGAATAGGGAAAGTACTGAAGAGGGTTTTACCAGGCGGATCATCGAGGGAAGATGATCTGGACACGGGaagcaaggtaccaaagcaggaTCTGATTGAGAGCAACGTCACATTGGAATGCGATCCGGCCGCAGCAGAATTGGAGCAAATTCAGCCTAGAGACAGTGGCTTCAGAGACATTggtcaggaccctggaaccagcgcaagtgaggcgactgcctgtcaacCCAGAGACAgagacgtcagagacactggtcaggaccctggaaccagcacaagtgaggcgactgcctgtcagctcggAAGCTCATTGAATATGGATTTGTCAAGTCCCCAACAAGGAGCag ATCCAGAGTTTACGATCTCCGACCTCCTGGCACAGGGGGAGgaatatcgactgtaccaactgacaaagttctatggagacagactcaaacaagcgattgaagaaaaggttgaaagattcggttggatgttgacaaaggagggacatttcagtcgagaagaaaatgag aaagtcactgaactgacagagaagggaaaccggacagagagttccaAACTCTTCCTtagtttggtgatgggcaaaggctcccaggcccggagggcgatgtgggaatcctttcagACATGGAGGACTGAATTACCGAAGTTagacagaatactgagggaaatacaggaacgAG GTCCAGATCCACAGAAATACATGAACATCGGCCAAGGGTTATCTGAATTACCCCCTCAACTGATCG atgttcaacagaaacacaaggagactctgcgggtacaaactgaaacactgagagtgaacacgattatgttgacggagaaggtgaaggttttccagctggatgatcgatacgctgagctcacggtcatttctactgttcgagatcggagaatggtggaacatgagctgctggcaagaggcagagaccacgaagAGTGGAGAGAGGAACATCTCCACAGAGAGTTGGAgaaaatccggactgatcagttattccaTAGCAACTTTTCCCGAAGTGAATCAaaatctgggagttcggcagcagtggccggagtcccaggAATTGGGAAAACCACAAtgatacaaaagattgtttatgactgggccacggggaaaatataccaacagttccagtttgtcttcagtttcaaattccgggatttaaactccattaactgcagaataaacctgagggaactgattctggatcagtatccttactttgggaatatcctcaGAGAGAtatggaagaacccagagggattgctgtttatatttgatggtttggatgaattcaatgacaaaatcgattttgctgacagtcagaGAGACACAGAGCCTCGGTCCACaggcacagatcctgaattcaagtgcaaggtgtccgaaattgtgcacagtttaatccagggaaagctgctcccagggtgttcagtgctggtgaccacccgtcccactgcaTTACAGTTATTGGAAAAGGCGAAGATCAGTGtccgggctgaaatcctgggattttctggtaaggaacggaaggaatatttcatcaggcattTTGAAGCTCAGACGGTggcagaagctgttttcaaacacgtgaaggagaacgagatcctgtacaccatgagctacaacccctcctactgctggatcctcgctctggcactgggccccttcttcacacaaacagtccgggacccgcagcgagttcccaagaccatcacccaactgtactcctactatatttacaacatcctgaaaaaccacggccgtgagattgagaacccccgtgatgtgttactcagcgttggtcagatggccttcagaggagtgtccgagaagaagattgtgtttacagatggagatttgatcaagttcaatctgcagccttcccagttcctgtccgggttcctgatggagcttttggagagagaggattctgcccggagcgtggtgtacacattcccacacctcaccatccaagagtttgtagctgcagtcgcacagttcctgaatccacatcctggGGATATCCTgatattcctcactgaagcccacaacacgacagatgggagatttgaggtatttctccgttttgttgctggtctctcctccccaatgacagctcggggcctggaggagtttctgggtccatttcttcACCAAAcgacctgccgggtgattgactggttgaaggaggaggttaaacgccagtttggaaacacatggagtgaagatggtaaaaggagcctcctgaacacattgcactacctgtttgagtctcagaatcgtggactggctcaggacgcactgggatctgtgaaaacactttcattcagtggaatgacactgaccccgattgactgcgcggtcctgtctcatgtcatcggactctgtgatacaataaaacacctcgacctggaggactgccacattcagtgtgaaggaatccagcggttgggtcccgggctgcacaagtgccaggagttgag acttgggcagAGTcaactgggagattcagaagtGAAACTGGTGTCCGCGGCTCTGAGGAAcgcagagtgtaaaatacagagactgtg gctgatcgacgtcggtctcacagattctggtgccgaggatctcgcctccgctctcagtgcaAACACATCACTGACGGGGCTGAACCTAAGATGGaactcgctgacagaccgatctgtccccgctctccgccaccTCATATTGACCCTTCCGAATCTGTCGTGGAtcga gctgcggGACAATTGgttcagtgagactgggaggaaggaactgagatctctgcaggaacccagacccggactgacaaTGTCCGTGTGA